From the genome of Ctenopharyngodon idella isolate HZGC_01 chromosome 23, HZGC01, whole genome shotgun sequence, one region includes:
- the LOC127505984 gene encoding uncharacterized protein LOC127505984 isoform X2, giving the protein MASLHVSPEGLSCPVCSEIFKSPVLLSCSHSVCEECLQQFWRTTKTQECPVCRRRSSREFLPPNLALKNACESLEERNESRSSGSEEICSLHNEKLKLFCLEDKQPVCVVCRDSLKHANHTFRPISEVGPSYKDELKSLKENFKLKENIKGEFFQHNKNKNDLIRKSILIKDGNPARYNLQKNKDNLNQSEPHRKMTFGERDENKPHKTILIVGETGTGKTTLINVMINYMLGVQREDKVWFEITDDQSDRTSAHSQTSSITVYGFYPQESPIHLTIIDTPGYGQTCDIQNDKEIAESLLSLSKSAEGIHEIDAVCLVIKATQNRLSDRQINIFNAVQSLFGKDFAENIVLLFTHSTGMPPKNVLTAVKEAEIKCAENDKKKPVFFLFDNCQSEDFEEEYEKMQEKSWDLSHSGMMGFFKFVDNIKPKTLKMTQDVLQKWKQLESNINNLQSRVQVMELKQKDLKQTQVALEKNKTYVKNNKNFEYEVEVTYKEKVDIDPSVAKMATCCTVCEENCHYPGCWWARDLSWCSVMKDYNCTVCTNKCHYSKHVKEAKIYKTKTKKEKRTFEDLKNEYDGKIGNDESLVKKLEEELQELEKEKIKLVNEAFHCVETLEMIALNTDSLITLLNIVFLIEKLKEINEPEKAKTLENIKKRAEEESMKLRDS; this is encoded by the exons ATGGCTTCACTGCATGTATCTCCAGAAGGACTTTCTTGTCCTGTGTGCTCTGAAATCTTCAAGTCTCCTGTTCTTCTGTCATGTAGTCACAGTGTCTGTGAAGAGTGTCTTCAACAGTTCTGGAGAACCACCAAAACTCAGGAGTGTCCTGTCTGCAGGAGAAGATCCTCAAGAGAGTTTCTTCCTCCTAATCTGGCGTTAAAAAACGCATGTGAGTCGTTAGAGGAGAGAAATGAGAGCCGTTCATCAGGGTCTGAGGAGATCTGCAGTTTACACAATGAAAAACTCAAACTCTTCTGTCTGGAGGACAAACAGCCTGTGTGTGTAGTGTGCAGAGATTCACTGAAACACGCCAATCACACATTCAGACCCATCAGTGAAGTTGGTCCATCATATAag GATGAACTGAAGTCCTTAAAAGAGAATTTTAAActcaaagaaaacattaaaggaGAGTTTTTTCAACACAACAAG AACAAAAATGATCTCATCAGGAAAAGCATCTTAATTAAAGATGGAAATCCTGCTCGATACaatctgcaaaaaaataaagacaatttgAATCAATCTGAACCACATAGAAAAATGACCTTtggagagagagatgaaaacAAACCCCATAAAACCATTCTGATTGTGGGAGAAACAGGAACAGGAAAAACAACCCTGATCAATGTGATGATCAACTACATGTTGGGTGTTCAGAGAGAAGACAAGGTTTGGTTTGAGATCACAGATGATCAGAGTGACCGAACATCAGCTCACAGTCAGACCTCCAGCATCACTGTTTATGGGTTTTATCCACAAGAGAGTCCAATCCATTTAACAATCATCGACACTCCAGGATATGGACAGACCTGTGATATCCAGAATGATAAAGAGATTGCTGAGAGTTTGCTTAGTTTAAGTAAATCTGCTGAAGGGATTCATGAAATAGATGCAGTGTGTCTGGTGATTAAAGCAACACAGAATCGACTCTCTGACagacaaataaacatatttaatgctGTTCAGTCTTTATTTGGAAAAGATTTTGCTGAAAACATTGTCTTGCTCTTCACACACTCAACTGGAATGCCACCTAAAAATGTCCTGACGGCTGTTAAAGAGGCTGAAATCAAGTGTGCAGAGAATGATAAGAAGAAGCCAGTGTTTTTCCTGTTTGACAACTGTCAGTCAGAAGACTTTGAGGAAGAATATGAAAAAATGCAGGAAAAATCATGGGATCTCAGTCATAGTGGAATGATGGGATTTTTTAAGTTTGTTGACAACATAAAACCAAAAACCTTGAAGATGACTCAAGATGTGTTGCAGAAATGGAAGCAGTTGGAGTCAAATATCAATAATCTACAATCACGTGTTCAAGTGATGGAACTAAAGCAAAAGGATCTGAAACAAACTCAAGTTGCTCTGGAGAAGAACAAGACATATGTCAAGAACAATAAGAACTTTGAGTATGAAGTTGAAGTGACCTACAAAGAGAAGGTTGATATTGATCCTTCTGTAGCAAAAATGGCAACATGCTGCACCGTCTGTGAGGAGAACTGTCATTATCCAGGATGCTGGTGGGCCAGAGATCTCTCATGGTGCAGTGTGATGAAAGATTATAACTGTACAGTGTGCACAAATAAATGCCACTACAGCAAACACGTTAAAGaagcaaaaatatataaaacaaagacaaagaagGAGAAGAGGACATTTGAGGATTTAAAGAATGAATATGATGGGAAGATTGGGAATGATGAGTCTTTGGTCAAGAAGCTGGAAGAAGAACTGCAAGAattagagaaagagaaaataaagCTGGTGAATGAAGCTTTTCACTGTGTGGAAACTCTGGAGATGATTGCACTCAACACTGATTCACTGATCACACTTCTGAACATTGTTTTTCTGATTGAGaagctgaaggaaataaatgAACCTGAAAAAGCCAAAACATTGGAAAACATCAAGAAGAGAGCGGAAGAAGAGAGCATGAAGCTCCGGGATTCATAA
- the rheb gene encoding GTP-binding protein Rheb isoform X1: MHPSVHPSIHLSTHPYIHPSISPSNYTSISPSNYTSNPPLIYPSTHPSTHTSIRPPTHTSVHPSVHPTIHPSVNSSIHPLIHPPIYPSTHPSICPLIHSPIPPLIHPTIYSSSHPSIRLLIHPPSIHPLSTHLSIHPSIRPLIHPPINSSTIYPPIHSSSHPSIRPLIHPPSIHPLSTHLSSPPSIPSIHPHQSTHLSIHLSIHSLSIYPAIHPSTYPSIHPFIQPSIHPSTHPSIHPPSIHPLSTHTSIHYSFIHPSIYPSTHPFIHPSVHLSIHPLSIHPPTHLSIHPSITTTSDNFTTSYVDLNWTCIENVS, from the coding sequence ATGCATCCATCcgtccacccatccatccatctgtccaccCACCCAtacatccatccgtccatcagTCCATCCAACTATACATCCATCAGTCCATCCAACTATACATCCAATCCTCCACTCATCTATCCGTCCactcatccatccacccatacATCCATCCGTCCACCCACCCAtacatccgtccatccatcagTCCATCCAACTATACATCCATCCGTcaactcatccatccatccactcatccatccacccatatatccatccacccatccatctatctgtccacTTATCCATTCACCCATCCCTCCActcatccatccaaccatctaTTCAtccagccatccatccatccgtctactCATCCATCCACCATCCATTCACCCATTATCcacccatctatccatccatccatccatccgtccactcatccatccacccatcaaTTCATCCACCATCTATCcacccatccattcatccagccatccatccatccgtccactCATCCATCCACCATCTATCCACCCATTATCCACCCATCTATCCTCCCCACCATCCATCCCGTCAATTCATCCACATCAATCCacccatctgtccatccatctgtccatccattcattATCAATCTAtccagccatccatccatccacttatccatccatccatccattcatccagccatccatccatccgtccaccCACCCATCAATTCATccaccatccatccacccattaTCCacccatacatccatccattattCATTTATCCACCCATCAATCTATCCGTCCactcatccattcatccatccatccgtccacttatccatccacccattatccatccatccacccacccatttatccatccatccatccatcaccaCAACTTCTGACAACTTCACAACATCTTATGTAGACCTTAATTGGACctgtattgaaaatgtttcatgA